A region of Lacinutrix sp. Hel_I_90 DNA encodes the following proteins:
- a CDS encoding phosphate--nucleotide phosphotransferase, whose protein sequence is MKKIKIKDYKITSKIKIETLPTLVDLKADKETIEDELRKIRRQLGKLQDTMYAHGKYSVLVCLQGMDTSGKDSLIREVFKDFNARGVEVMSFKVPTALELKHDFLWRHYLALPARGKFGVHNRTHYENVLVTRVHPNYILGENLPSIRTVDDINAEFWEKRFNQILNFEKHLAENGTIIFKFFMNLSKEEQKHRLLRRLNLKEKNWKFSAGDLVERKLWGTYMDCYEEAINRTSKDHAPWYNIPADNKPAARLTVATILYDTLKEYKDIKEPELDTKTKANIDLYRQELNNE, encoded by the coding sequence ATGAAAAAAATAAAGATTAAAGACTATAAAATAACTTCAAAAATTAAAATTGAAACACTACCAACATTAGTGGATTTAAAAGCAGACAAAGAGACTATAGAAGATGAATTACGAAAAATAAGACGTCAGTTGGGGAAACTTCAAGATACCATGTATGCTCATGGAAAATACTCCGTTTTAGTTTGCTTACAAGGTATGGATACTTCTGGAAAAGACAGTTTAATACGTGAAGTCTTTAAAGATTTCAATGCTCGTGGTGTTGAAGTGATGAGCTTCAAAGTGCCTACAGCGCTTGAGCTAAAGCATGATTTTTTATGGCGTCATTATTTAGCGCTACCTGCACGCGGAAAATTTGGTGTGCACAATAGAACACATTATGAAAATGTTCTGGTGACCAGAGTACACCCTAATTATATTTTAGGAGAAAACTTGCCTAGTATCAGAACCGTAGATGATATCAACGCTGAATTTTGGGAGAAACGCTTTAATCAAATTTTAAATTTTGAAAAACATCTTGCTGAAAATGGGACTATCATCTTTAAATTTTTCATGAATTTATCTAAAGAAGAGCAAAAACACAGATTACTACGTCGCTTGAATTTGAAAGAAAAAAACTGGAAATTTTCTGCAGGTGATTTAGTCGAGCGAAAACTTTGGGGTACTTATATGGATTGTTATGAAGAGGCTATAAATCGCACTTCTAAAGACCACGCACCTTGGTATAATATACCCGCAGATAACAAACCTGCAGCACGTTTAACAGTTGCTACTATATTATACGACACACTTAAAGAATATAAGGATATTAAAGAACCTGAATTAGATACTAAAACGAAAGCCAATATCGATTTGTATCGTCAGGAATTAAATAATGAATAA
- a CDS encoding M20/M25/M40 family metallo-hydrolase, translating into MKKLLLLVCSIFTSISFAQTDEEVLRTIYTQSLTNGKSYEWLDYLSNKIGGRLSGSANAEKAVVWGQTELEKLGLDSVWLQEVMVPKWIRGEKESAYFQTNSETQAPVNVCALGGSIATPSSGLKAKVIEVQNFEELTTLGKEKIKGKIVFFNRPMQADLITTFSAYGGCVNQRYAGAMEAAKFQAAGVIVRSMNLRLDDFPHTGSMSYGDLPNDQRIPSAAISTNDAEKLSDALKKDENLEFYFKQSCEQLEDVKSYNVIGEITGSEFPNEYMIVGGHLDSWDLGDGSHDDGAGVVQSMDVLRLLKESGIKPKRSIRVVLFMNEENGLRGGNKYAEEAEKNKETHVFALESDAGGFTPRGFNFDCSDANFEQVLSWKPLFKPYLIHYFEKGGSGADVGPLKNDSNVLAGLRPDSQRYFDYHHASNDTFDAVNKRELELGAATMTSLVYLFDKYGTNPLVSAKELKD; encoded by the coding sequence ATGAAAAAACTACTGTTACTAGTATGCTCAATCTTTACTTCTATTTCATTCGCTCAAACAGATGAAGAGGTGCTGAGAACCATTTATACACAATCTTTAACCAACGGAAAATCATACGAGTGGCTAGACTATTTATCTAATAAAATTGGCGGACGCTTATCTGGTTCAGCTAATGCTGAAAAAGCAGTGGTTTGGGGTCAAACTGAATTAGAAAAACTGGGCTTAGACAGTGTTTGGCTCCAAGAAGTTATGGTGCCAAAATGGATAAGAGGCGAAAAAGAGTCGGCTTATTTTCAAACTAATTCAGAAACACAAGCGCCTGTAAATGTTTGTGCGCTTGGTGGCTCTATCGCAACTCCAAGTTCAGGTCTGAAGGCAAAAGTTATCGAAGTACAAAATTTTGAAGAACTAACAACTTTAGGTAAAGAGAAAATTAAGGGTAAAATTGTATTTTTTAATCGCCCAATGCAGGCCGACTTAATTACCACCTTTTCAGCTTATGGTGGCTGTGTTAACCAACGTTATGCTGGCGCGATGGAAGCTGCTAAATTCCAAGCAGCAGGTGTTATTGTGCGTTCTATGAATTTACGATTAGACGATTTTCCACATACAGGAAGTATGAGTTATGGCGATTTACCAAACGACCAGCGCATTCCCTCTGCTGCAATAAGCACTAATGATGCAGAAAAACTATCTGATGCTTTAAAAAAAGATGAAAATTTGGAATTCTACTTCAAACAAAGCTGTGAACAATTAGAAGATGTAAAGTCATACAATGTTATTGGTGAAATCACAGGCAGTGAATTTCCAAACGAGTATATGATTGTTGGTGGTCATTTAGACTCATGGGATTTAGGCGATGGCTCACATGATGACGGTGCTGGAGTTGTTCAGTCTATGGATGTTTTAAGACTCCTAAAGGAAAGCGGCATAAAACCAAAACGAAGCATTCGTGTCGTTTTATTTATGAATGAAGAAAATGGCTTAAGAGGTGGAAATAAATATGCTGAAGAAGCAGAAAAAAACAAAGAAACCCACGTTTTTGCTTTAGAAAGTGATGCTGGCGGATTCACACCAAGAGGTTTTAATTTCGACTGTAGTGATGCCAATTTTGAACAGGTGTTAAGTTGGAAGCCCTTATTCAAACCTTATTTGATTCACTATTTTGAAAAAGGCGGCAGTGGCGCAGATGTTGGCCCTTTAAAAAATGACAGTAACGTTTTAGCGGGATTACGTCCAGATTCACAGCGTTATTTTGATTATCATCATGCCAGTAATGACACCTTTGATGCTGTTAACAAAAGAGAATTAGAATTAGGCGCAGCAACGATGACGAGTCTCGTCTATTTATTTGATAAATATGGAACAAACCCTTTAGTTAGCGCTAAAGAATTGAAAGATTAG